From the genome of Ziziphus jujuba cultivar Dongzao chromosome 6, ASM3175591v1, one region includes:
- the LOC107430477 gene encoding probable methyltransferase PMT14, with the protein MGSKHNSGNRGRSPLSIFAVIGLCCFFYILGAWQRSGSGKGDSIAYKITNQADCSILNNLNFETHHNDVGIIEPSEPKAKVFKPCDTKYTDYTPCQEQDRAMTFPRENMIYRERHCPPEEEKLHCLIPAPKGYTTPFPWPKSRDYVYYANVPYKSLTVEKAVQNWVQFQGNVFKFPGGGTMFPQGADKYIDELASVIPIADGSVRTALDTGCGVASWGAYLLKRNAIAMSFAPRDNHEAQVQFALERGVPAIIGVLGSIHLPYPSRAFDMAQCSRCLIPWTSNDGMYLMEVDRVLRPGGFWILSGPPINWKTYYKTWNRTKADLNAEQRKIEEIAELLCWEKKYEKGDIAIWRKKINAKSCRRKSVDTCATENADDVWYKKMEACITPLPEVTNANEVAGGELEKFPARLYAVPPRISKGLVSGVTTKTYQEDSKLWKKRVNAYKRINKLIGTTRYRNGMDMNAGLGGFAAALESQKSWVMNVVPTIAENTLGVIYERGLIGMYHDWCEGVSTYPRTYDLIHGSGVFSLYQNRCNLEDILLEMDRILRPEGTVILRDEVDVMVKVKKIASGMRWDTKLLDHEDGPLVPEKILVAVKQYWVGSDTDGNSKSNDEDES; encoded by the exons ATGGGTTCTAAGCATAATTCAGGAAACAGAGGTCGAAGTCCATTGTCTATATTTGCTGTTATTGGTCTGTGCTGCTTCTTTTACATTCTTGGAGCATGGCAAAGGAGTGGTTCGGGTAAAGGAGATAGCATAGCATACAAAATAACCAATCAGGCAGATTGcagtatattaaataatttgaacTTTGAAACTCATCACAATGATGTTGGAATTATTGAACCTTCTGAACCAAAAGCCAAAGTTTTCAAGCCTTGTGATACCAAGTATACTGATTATACTCCTTGCCAAGAACAAGACCGAGCTATGACATTTCCTAGGGAAAATATGATATATAGGGAAAGGCATTGCCCTCCAGAAGAGGAAAAATTGCATTGTCTTATTCCTGCACCCAAAGGGTACACTACTCCATTCCCCTGGCCTAAAAGCCGTGACTATGTCTACTATGCTAATGTTCCATACAAAAGCCTGACAGTTGAGAAGGCTGTGCAGAACTGGGTGCAGTTTCAGGGAAATGTATTCAAATTTCCAGGTGGCGGAACAATGTTTCCTCAAGGTGctgataaatatattgatgaaCTTGCATCAGTTATTCCAATTGCAGATGGCTCTGTCAGAACAGCACTGGATACTGGTTGCGGA GTTGCAAGCTGGGGTGCATACTTGCTGAAGAGAAATGCAATAGCTATGTCTTTTGCACCACGTGACAATCATGAAGCACAAGTACAGTTTGCATTGGAGCGAGGTGTACCTGCAATTATTGGTGTTCTTGGATCAATACATCTTCCATATCCTTCAAGAGCCTTTGATATGGCTCAGTGCTCTCGATGTTTAATTCCATGGACTTCAAATG ATGGTATGTACTTGATGGAAGTGGATCGAGTTCTTAGGCCCGGTGGATTCTGGATCTTGTCTGGCCCTCCAATCAATTGGAAAACTTActataaaacatggaatagaaCTAAGGCGGATCTCAATGCAGAGCAAAGAAAGATTGAAGAAATAGCTGAGCTTCTTTGTTGGGAGAAAAAGTATGAGAAGGGAGATATTGCTATCTGGAGGAAGAAAATAAATGCAAAATCCTGCAGAAGAAAGTCTGTCGATACATGTGCAACAGAGAATGCCGATGATGTCTG GTACAAGAAAATGGAAGCATGCATAACTCCTCTCCCTGAGGTAACCAATGCAAATGAAGTAGCGGGAGGAGAGTTGGAGAAGTTCCCAGCTAGACTTTATGCAGTCCCTCCTCGAATATCCAAGGGACTTGTTTCGGGTGTTACAACCAAAACTTACCAAGAGGACAGTAAACTTTGGAAAAAGCGTGTGAATGCTTACAAAAGAATTAACAAATTGATTGGCACTACAAGATATCGCAATGGGATGGATATGAATGCCGGCCTAGGAGGGTTTGCAGCTGCACTCGAATCACAAAAATCTTGGGTGATGAATGTTGTACCTACAATTGCTGAAAACACTCTAGGTGTTATTTATGAGAGAGGTCTAATTGGCATGTATCATGACTG GTGTGAAGGCGTCTCTACATATCCAAGGACATATGACCTCATTCATGGTAGCGGTGTGTTCAGCTTGTACCAAAACAG GTGCAATCTGGAAGACATCCTCCTAGAGATGGATAGAATCTTACGACCTGAAGGGACAGTCATCCTTCGTGATGAAGTCGATGTCATGGTTAAGGTTAAGAAAATTGCTTCTGGTATGAGATGGGATACAAAATTGTTGGATCATGAGGATGGACCCCTAGTACCGGAGAAGATATTGGTTGCAGTAAAGCAATATTGGGTTGGCAGCGACACCGACGGAAACAGCAAGTCTAACGATGAGGATGAGAGCTGA